The window ATGAGAAGAAGCTCTCTGTAATGAAAGACCTTCTTCCTATATTAGAGAAGATTGTCCAGGCTGGAAAATCATTCTTAATAATTGCCGAGGATGTTGAAGGAGAGGCATTGGCAACCTTGGTGGTTAATAAAATAAGGGGAATTCTCAAATGCTGTGCGGTAAAAGCCCCTGGATTTGGTGACAGAAGGAAGGCAATGCTTGAGGATATTGCCATCCTTACCGGTGGCAAGATGATTGCCGAGGAGCTTGGGATAAAGCTTGAGAATATAAAGCTTGATGACCTGGGAAAGGCAAAGAGGGTAATTGTTGACAAGGAGAATACAACAATTATTGAAGGCTCTGGCAAATCATCTGATATAAAGGCAAGGATTTCCCAAATAAAGCTTCAGATTGAGGAGACAAAATCAGACTATGACAAAGAAAAGCTCCAAGAAAGGCTAGCAAAGCTTGCCGGTGGTGTTGCAGTTATAAATGTTGGTGCAGCTACCGAGACAGAGATGAAGGAAAAGAAGGCAAGGGTTGAGGATGCCCTGCATGCCACAAGGGCAGCTGTTGAGGAGGGTGTTATCCCTGGTGGTGGCATTACATTATTAAAGGGACAGGCAGAGGTAGAGAAGCTTTCCCTTCCTGGTGATGAAAAGATTGGAGCAGATATTGTTAAAAGGGCATTAGAGGAGCCACTAAGGCAGATTGTTGAGAATACAGGGCTAGAGGGCTCAATTGTGGTAGAGAGAATAAGGGAAAAGGGAGGGAATATAGGCTTTGATGCCTCAAAGAATGAATATTGTGACCTAATCTCTGCAGGCATTATTGACCCGGCAAAGGTTACTAGGGTTGCCTTGCAGAATGCCGTATCCGTTTCAGGCCTTCTTCTAACCACAGAATGCCTTGTCACAGAGATTCCAGAAAAGGAAAAGATGCCTCCTATGCCACCCGGTGGCGGAATGGGAGATATGTATTAAAATTGCGAAAAATAAAACTTGGAATTCGGGATAGAAAGGATAAATATAAAATTTTACCCTTTTTCCCGAATTCCAAACCCTGATGAAATAATAATTATAAAGAAAGATAGTATGTGTTTAGCTCCTTATATATGTTGAGCTTCCTTATTATGCTAAAGAGCCAAAGATAGAAGAGGGGGTAACTGATCATCCATGGTTAGCTAAATACATACATTGCCTCAAAATCACCCTCTGAAGCTATGGCAAATCCTGCTTCAATGATATCAACCCCAAGCTTGGCAAGCTGTTTTGCCAGGGCTAATTTCTCTGATACATTCATTGAGGCACCTAAGGGATTGCTCACCATCCCTTAATGTTGTATCAAAGATATAAACCCTATCCATAATAAAATGGATGACAGGGAAATCAATTGGTTGGTAAAATTCTAAAATGATTGTTATAACAGGTGGTGCAGGGTTTATTGGAAGCTCTATAATTTCTGAGTTAAACAGAAGAAAAGAGAGGAATATTATTGTGGTTGATAAGAGAGAAAATAGGTCTCGTAAAAATTTAGAAGGGCTTATATTTTCTTCCTATATTGACAAGGATGAATTTATTAAAAACCTAAAAAGCTTTAATCCCTCTTGTATAATCCACCTTGGTGCAATATCTGATACAACCTGCACTGATAGGGATTTGCTCATTAAAAATAATTTTGAATGGACAAAGACTTTAGCAAGATTTTCTATGGAAAATAATATAAGATTTATATATGCCTCATCAGCTGCTACCTATGGCGATGGAAAAAATGGATTTTCGGATAGCGAGGACAACATTAAAAACCTTAAGCCATTAAATCTATATGGCTATTCAAAGCATTTATTTGACCTATGGGCATTAGAAAATGGGCTGTTGGATAAGATTGTTGGGCTTAAATATTTTAATGTTTATGGAGAAGGTGAATATCATAAAGGTCATATGAGGAGCAAGGTATTAAAGGGATATTATGAAATAAAGGAAAAGGGGAGGGTTTTTCTTTTTAAGTCATATAGGGAAGAATACAAAGACGGTGAGCAGAAGAGGGATTTTATCTATATTAAGGATGC is drawn from bacterium and contains these coding sequences:
- the groL gene encoding chaperonin GroEL (60 kDa chaperone family; promotes refolding of misfolded polypeptides especially under stressful conditions; forms two stacked rings of heptamers to form a barrel-shaped 14mer; ends can be capped by GroES; misfolded proteins enter the barrel where they are refolded when GroES binds), producing MMAKQLSFNEEARKEIQKGVNTLADAVKVTLGPRGRNVVLDKKFGSPTITCDGVTVAKEVELKEPFQNMGAQLVKEVASKTSDVAGDGTTTATVLAQAIFNEGVKNIAAGANPIALKRGIEKAADAVVSMLKKEAKSVTEKAQMAQVATISAHMDTTIGNLIADAMEKVGKDGVITVEEAKTIETTLDVVEGMQFDRGYLSPYFVTDADRMETLLEEPYILIYEKKLSVMKDLLPILEKIVQAGKSFLIIAEDVEGEALATLVVNKIRGILKCCAVKAPGFGDRRKAMLEDIAILTGGKMIAEELGIKLENIKLDDLGKAKRVIVDKENTTIIEGSGKSSDIKARISQIKLQIEETKSDYDKEKLQERLAKLAGGVAVINVGAATETEMKEKKARVEDALHATRAAVEEGVIPGGGITLLKGQAEVEKLSLPGDEKIGADIVKRALEEPLRQIVENTGLEGSIVVERIREKGGNIGFDASKNEYCDLISAGIIDPAKVTRVALQNAVSVSGLLLTTECLVTEIPEKEKMPPMPPGGGMGDMY
- the rfaD gene encoding ADP-glyceromanno-heptose 6-epimerase, whose protein sequence is MIVITGGAGFIGSSIISELNRRKERNIIVVDKRENRSRKNLEGLIFSSYIDKDEFIKNLKSFNPSCIIHLGAISDTTCTDRDLLIKNNFEWTKTLARFSMENNIRFIYASSAATYGDGKNGFSDSEDNIKNLKPLNLYGYSKHLFDLWALENGLLDKIVGLKYFNVYGEGEYHKGHMRSKVLKGYYEIKEKGRVFLFKSYREEYKDGEQKRDFIYIKDAVFMTLFFLENPKINGIFNIATGKSRTWNCLAFALFRALGKKPSIEYIDMPQKIRENYQYWTEGPISKIRKSGYSKELTSLEDGVMDYVNLLEEKYRA